From the Microcoleus sp. FACHB-672 genome, one window contains:
- a CDS encoding HAD family phosphatase — translation MVLFDHDGTVVDSETIALKSAWKLTNEVAREFPGAQHYELEEFVKSFAGKPYREILKKIYPDSSTTLNERDIDRLVAQEEKRAIERLSVEAKATEGTPEVLSSLRDDGFEYALVSNSSLQRLSACLGAAALTDYFPSDRIFSAHDSLPVPCPKPLPDIYLYAVKCLDAEVSDCVAIEDSISGVGSAVAAGIGQIIGYVGGTHISEEERSSRADALQSAGAHQVIERMHDLIGLLSATLV, via the coding sequence GTGGTACTTTTCGATCATGATGGAACTGTCGTTGATAGTGAAACCATAGCCCTTAAGAGCGCGTGGAAGCTGACAAATGAAGTGGCTCGTGAGTTCCCTGGCGCTCAACACTATGAGCTTGAGGAGTTTGTTAAAAGCTTCGCCGGCAAACCTTACAGGGAAATACTCAAGAAGATCTACCCAGACTCATCGACCACTCTTAATGAGCGCGATATTGACAGGCTAGTAGCTCAAGAAGAAAAGAGAGCGATTGAACGGCTTAGTGTAGAGGCAAAAGCGACTGAAGGAACGCCTGAAGTGCTCTCTTCCCTGCGCGACGACGGATTTGAATATGCGCTAGTCAGTAACAGCAGCTTACAGCGACTGAGTGCTTGCCTTGGTGCAGCTGCCTTGACCGACTATTTCCCTAGTGATCGGATATTTAGCGCTCACGACTCTCTCCCCGTTCCGTGTCCCAAGCCGCTTCCTGACATCTACCTATATGCCGTGAAGTGCCTGGACGCTGAAGTTTCGGATTGCGTGGCAATTGAAGATTCTATCAGTGGGGTAGGGTCTGCCGTTGCCGCTGGAATTGGGCAGATTATCGGTTATGTAGGGGGAACTCATATCAGCGAGGAAGAACGAAGCAGCCGTGCCGATGCTCTTCAGTCGGCTGGTGCCCACCAAGTTATCGAGCGGATGCACGACCTTATCGGCTTATTATCAGCAACGCTAGTGTAA